In a genomic window of Demequina muriae:
- the rplN gene encoding 50S ribosomal protein L14 — MIQQESRLRVADNTGAKEILVIRVLGGSKRRYAGIGDTIVATVKDAIPGGNVKKGEVVKAVVVRTAKERRRVDGSYIKFDENAAVILKGETAEPRGTRIFGPVGRELRDKKFMKIISLAPEVI, encoded by the coding sequence ATGATTCAGCAGGAGTCGCGGCTCAGAGTCGCCGACAACACGGGCGCCAAGGAGATCCTTGTCATCCGCGTGCTCGGGGGCTCCAAGCGCCGCTACGCCGGCATCGGCGACACGATTGTCGCCACTGTCAAGGACGCGATCCCGGGTGGCAACGTGAAGAAGGGCGAGGTCGTCAAGGCTGTCGTCGTGCGCACCGCCAAGGAGCGCCGACGCGTCGACGGCTCGTACATCAAGTTCGACGAGAACGCGGCCGTGATCCTGAAGGGCGAGACCGCGGAACCGCGCGGCACGCGCATCTTCGGGCCCGTGGGCCGCGAGCTGCGCGACAAGAAGTTCATGAAGATCATCTCGCTCGCACCGGAGGTCATCTGA